One Triticum dicoccoides isolate Atlit2015 ecotype Zavitan chromosome 3B, WEW_v2.0, whole genome shotgun sequence genomic window, agtcttagaaccacgacaccggcagctggaattctgggctgaaaaaaggagcaaatgttagagacatattctacacaactccaaaagtcctgaaactccacggaagttacttttggatttaataaaaaataccgagcgaagaaaataccaaaggggggccacccaccgtccacgagggtgggggcgcaccctaccccttggatgcgccccctgcctcgtgggccccctgacaggcctccggtgcccatcttctgctatatgaagtcttttaccctgaaaaaaaatcataagcaacctttcgggacgagacaccgccgccacgaggcggaaccttggcggaaccaatctagggcttaggcggagctgttctgctggggaaacatccgtccgcgagggggaaatcatcaccatcgtcatcaccatcaatcctctcatcgggagggggtcaatcttcatcaacatcttcaccaacaccatctctcctaaaaccctagttcatctcttgtatccaatctttgtcccaaaacctcagattggtacctgtgggttgctagtggtgttgactactccttgtagttgatgctagttggtttatttggtggaagatcatatgttcagatcctatattcatattaatacccttctaattatgaacatgaatatgatttgtgagtagttacgtctgttcctgaggacatgggagaagtcttgctataagtagtcatgtgaatttggtattcgttcgatattttgatgagatgtatgttgtctctcctctagtggtgttatgtgaacgtcgactacatgacacttcaccattatttgggcctagagggaggcattgagaagtaataagtagatgatgggttgctagtgtgtgcatgtgtgtgtgtgtgtgtgttgtgagtgttagcaatcatagaagactaaatgatggttgagtatgtggacctgcTAAACAGAAGCTCCGAcacgagacccttcctgaaaaaatgatgaattgcaattgcattgttgactgagaacatagtttgttagttttcaagaaagtttatgcctTATACTTTTATATTGTGATGATTGTTACTtgctcatgagaagttttatgataatGTTTATTGCTGCTATAATAATGATCAGGATGCTACTctatccgtattttgtttttatcaaccccccctctctctctctaaacacgtggacatGATTATCAATATtggtttcgcttgaggacaagcgaagtctaagattgggggagttgatacgtccattttgcatcatgtttttcctactgttatttatagtgctTTTAATCAATATAACACCATGGAGCAATTCTAATTCTTTTCTCTCTTAAtatgcaagatttacatgaagggggatattgccggcagctggaaattctggacctgaaaaagctatgttagTGATACCTATtccgcacatctccaaatgagctgaaatttcatggagatttattttgaaataaataaaaatattggagaaaagaatTACCAGAGtgggccacccaggtgcccacaaggcaccagggcacgcccaccccccagggcgcgcTCTGGTGGTTTGTGGGGCCCTGgccagcctccggtgcccatcttctggtatataagcccatttgccctaaaaaaaaggagaggactttcgagacggaacgccgccgtctcgaggcggaacttgggcaggagcacttttgctctccagcggagcgattccgtcggggatacttccctcctagagggggaaatcaaagccatcatcatcaccaacaaccctctcattgtgggaggatcaatcttcatcaacatcttcaccagcaccatctcatctcaaaccttagttcatatcttgtattcagtctttgtatcaaaacctcagattggtacatgtgggtgtctagtagtgttgattacatcttgtagttgatgccagttgatttatttggtgggcgattatatgttcagatccattatgatatttaatacctctctgatcttgaacatgaatatgatctgTGAGTagctacttttgttcttgaggacatgggagaagtcttgtcataagtaatcatgcgaatttggtattctTTTGATATTTTGATtatatgtatgttgttgtttcccttagtggtgttatgtgaacgtcgaatacatgtcacttcaccatctttgggcctaaggaatgcattgtggagtagtaattagatgatgggttgctagagtgacagaagcttaaaccctagtttatgtgctattccgtaaggggctgatttggatccataagtttaatgttatggttagatgtatcttaattcttctttcgtagttgcggatgtttgTGAGGGGGGTTCATCATAAGTGTGagtcttgttcaagtaagaacaacacccaagcaccggtccatccacatatcaaattatcaaagtagcgaacatgaatcaaacaaacatgatgaaagtgactagatgaaactcccgcgtgtcctcaagaacgctttgcttattctaagagaccattttggcccgtcctttgcaacaaaaaggattgggctaccttgttgcaccttagttactattgctacttgtcacttgttacaaattatcttgctatcaaactatctgttaccaaaaatttcagtacttgtagaaaataccttgctgaaaaccacttgtcatttccttcggctcctcgttcggttcgacgctcttatcgaaaggactacgattgatcccctatacttgtgggtcatcagtaggcATAGGTGTTTTAGTGCCTTTGCAATTCTCAATATTGAACTTCTTAAACAAGTCCTTATTGTACTTTGTTTGTGAAACAAAATTACCTTCACTTGCTTTCTTAATTTGTAAGacaaggaagaatttcagctcacacATCATAGACATCTCATACTTCTCGGATACCAACTTTCCAAACatttcactaaagtgagggttagtggATCCaagtatgatatcatcaacattaatttggcacacaaatacttTACCATTAACTCTTTGAGTGAATAGAGTGGGATCAATTTGGCACACTACTACGCCTCCCAATACCTCGGTCTACAGCAACCGCCGCAACAGTCCACGTCCTTATTTACCTCCGACCATCAAGTCTCCTTCACCGTCAACCACAACACCTCTTCACGGAATCACAGTCGTCGAGGTTTGTTCGGTCGCAGATGCTGGTTGTGGACCACTCGTCTGTCGGTGCCCAATCATTGTTTTCCAAAATGCCTCATCCAAGCGGGACGAGGATAACTATGAGACGATGATAAATATTTACCATGAGGAAGGCGGTTATAAAGACAGACAAGTCGAAGACTCCCAGCCGGAGGACCACCTGCAACCATACACACAACAAACGTGCACCCAAGAGATGTACACCCAACATCTAGACATGGATCGGGACGAGCAGTGGCTGCCGGGAGGCAAGCCAAATAAGTAGAGAGAACTAAATTTTCCCCAAAgaaggatgaactgtttgtgaggcGTGGTTGGTCACTAGTATTGATCCGTTTCATGGCATGGAGCAAAGGGGCACGACATTTTGGCAAAGCGTGCATATTTGGTTTCACGAGAAAAAGTGCTATGATCCCTACCGCAAGGAAGTGATCCATCAGCACAATTCAAAATCAGTTAGCCATCGATGTACAAAAATTCAAGAGGGAGTCAACAAGCTTTGCGGTTTTCACAAACAAGTGCAAAACCAGTGGCCAAGTGACATGACAATCCAAGATCTTGTAAGTTTTGTGGCTTGTGGTTGTGTGTTGGTCATTTCATTGATTTTCTCAATGTTGCAACTTGGTTACCATCCATTATCTTCCTTTGCTAGCCCGTATGTGTGTGCATGTTATACCACAAGATGGAGAAGAAACACTTCATGTATATGCATTGTTTTTTAAGATGCATGGGCAAAGCAAGTAGACCGCCTTGATTGCCAATTCTGTAAGAATGCCATGGTCAATGAAGATAAAGGTGGTGATCCAATTGTTCCAGCGAAAGATGGGGCTTGTTCTAGCCAAGAAGGTGATTAGGAACTGGGGGAGAAAGTGGGAGGAGGAGAAGCgagaaggggcggcggccaagatgATAGAGAAGTTTGATTACATCATGACGAAGGAGGAGGCAATTATTGCGCTTTACGAGGTGAAGGACGAAAAGAAGGCGAAGATGTGTGGTATCTTCATGGGGAtgtgacaagaagctcaagctctacGGGAAGAAGTTTGAGATCAAGCCTGTTTCGGGGGACTTCAGAATGTTGTACGTGAAGACGTCGAGCTTGGATCCCGATGCAGCGAAGACGTGTGAGCATGTTGAAGCACTTCACACAAACGGAGGAGGCCGAACCAGCCAAAGAGTAAGGTCTTTGGCACGGAAAGCCGGACAGACAGATGAAGGAGGAGGTCTTTGGCACGGTCCGCTAGAGATAGATTGGATGTAAAAGCTTATAAAAATACAGTGCTTATTTATTGTATTTAGCATATGGTTAGATTAGATGGCCTCGAGACATTTGGTGAGGTCTGTTTGATTGATCACCGTTGAAGTTGCCCTTAGAAAAAGCGTTGAAGTAACGTAAGTACTTTTCccgtttttttttttggaaaaggggggactccccggcctctgcatcaaaagtGATGCATACATCCATCTTATTATCGAAGCAAAAGTACTTTTCCCGTTGTAGGTCAAATTGTCGATTCTAGTAGTTGTCCCGCTACTTCAATTTGATTTGaggagtagcactctgcatcaattgGTTGACAGTCACCGTCAATCAAAAACAAAAAAGTTGGTTGACAGATATACCGATCTAGCTATACGTGACTTCACTTAAATAGCAGGAGACCAGGATTGTCCCTTTGTCTATGCACAAGGGAGGAGAGAAGCTTTTCATGCCTAAAATAAAACAAATCTGAGAACACGTAGTCACGAACACCTCGTGACACTGCCACACAAAAAGGCTCGCACGATTAAGCAGCGAACAGCACATATAAGATTATAAAGATCGCACGATCATATGCATGATACAACCCTCGGCAAAACACCGGAGCAGAGTATTACAACCCCTTATATAATCCGTAGTTTATTATAAAGATAAAAGCAAATAGTACTCTTCATCCAAACTTTGTATATAGTTAATATTGGACTCGAGGACTCTTCATCCAAACTTTGTAGAGTATGCCGGCCGTCCTCACCTACTTGGCCACGACGGCCTCCTTGCCGTCGGCAGCCGCGGCCTTGGCCTTGCCGTCGTCCTGCTTCTCGAAGGCGGAGACGGGGAAGGTCCTCCCCAGCCCTGTGGGCGTCTTGAAGGTGATCTTGGAGGGATCGTCCTTCTCGATGTACATGTCGCAGAGGGTGATCCAGATGAGGAGCTCCTTGCTCTTGACCCCGGTCATGCGCTTCATCTTGCAGTCCTCGACGAAGGCCGTCACCTCGGTGCCGTACGAGACCTGCCGCCCGATCTGCTTGAAGGTGTGCGTGAGCGCCTTCTTCTGGCGCAGCCAGACGAAGCCGGTGGCGCGGTTGTAGCCCACCTCCTCGATGTCTGCCAGCGGCAGCAGGCCCAGCGGCATGTTGGTCTCGGCCAGCAGCTCCACCGCCTTCTCCGCGCACAGCGCCGCGCCGTGGTACACCTCCGCGCCCTCCCTCTGAGCCTCGATCGCCTGCGCCATCTCGACTAAAATCTTCTCTGAAAGTAAACTCAGAGATTCAACTGTGGATGGGGTCGACGCGCTTGGGTTGCTGGGGCCTTTTTTGGTCTTGGGGGATTTGGTTTGCTGTTGTGGGATTGGGGGGTGGGGAAGGGCGGATTTTATAGGTGGAAAGCAGGTTGGTGTTTCCCGTTCCGGGATGGATACCGTCGTCAGAGCTGGGGAGGAAGACGGTTGGGAGCGGGGATTTAAGGCGAGGGCTTATTAATGCGTGGGGAGGAAGACGGTTGGGTCTCCGACTCTCTGACGCAAGCACGCGGCGGCGTTCGGTTGATGGATTCCTTGCTTTTTTTTTTAACCTTGCATAATGAATCATGCAGGTTTATGTCGCTTCCGGGGTTTAATACTACGAATCGCACGTGGTTACTTCATCCATCTTCAGATCTTGCGCCGACTTATAGCATCTCGAACATGCTTATATTAAGGGATAAGATgtgcagtttgtctaattcacatctagatgtgtgtcGCGTTCATAGATGAGTGTACGTGCATGTTACATGTATGTGAGCAGCTTCGATTCCATTGTGTTCAAAAATTATGTGCTAATCGTGATAGCCTATTAAACCGATGGACGCAGATGGTATGAAATTAGTTGGGGCCGCCCCCTCACTTCGTCCCGCGAGCGAcccggggagggggtggggggctctAACTTGCGAGCAAACCTCCCTCCTAGAGAGGGTCGTTGGGCCTCCCTCCTACgagctgggggggggggagggggggaggcggGCCTGGGCCTTCCTCCCGGGAGCGACCAAGGGAAACCCTAGCTTGCGAGCAAACCTCCTTCCCATTCCTTCCTCGCCCATCACTGCCGAGAGCTCGGCCGGCGGCCAGGGGGGTCATTCTTCCCTTTCGCTCGCCCCCTAGTGCCTGGTGTGGGACCATTGGTTGAGCAATGGCGCAACACTATTAGGGGATGAAGCGGCGCATCGGCTGACGACGGCCTGTGCACATTGGGTGATGCGGCGGTTGTGTGATGTGTCAGATAGGGCAGCGGCATCTAGGCTCCATCCCGGCCAAATCCACCCGAATCTGGCACCTGGGGGACGGTGAGCGGCACGTCATGGTGGCGGTGGCCCATCTAGGTCGTTTCATGGGGTGGTGTGGGGCAATGAGGTGGTGGCTTCTCGTGACATTTGTTGAAGGTGCGGCAGCCACAATGATTGGGAGGCCATGCCATGGTGACGGCTAGATTCAACTCCGGCTTCGGCTCGTTTGCTGCCAGCTCAGGTGGGCGCTCCTAGGGTCCGTCTGCAGCAACTGGATGCGGGCTGGcccatactgttggaaatatgctctggaGGCAATAACAGAAGTGGTATTATTTATTTCCAATTTTATAATTACTGTTTATGTTCTATGCTATATCCGCaatggttctcgagtctgcaataaccaCGAGGCTCAGGAAAAAACTCATGTGCATGTGTAGAATAATAAACGATAAAATAGATTCTTAATTtcgcctctaggactagctcaagtgttgcatgatggttccgttTTCATGATCATGGCCATAAGTTACGTGTAGCGATGGTGCCGACAACACTGAGGGCACGATGTTAGAAGAATTCTTGTGTTGACTTGGTCTAAGTTTTATTTTATACTAAGAGATGCTTTCGTCACAAGTTTGTAGTTTATAATACATATAGAAAGTTAATGTATGcaaaattccttagaccatgatagtaTTGACTCATCGGTTCACACTGGACGATCTACTTTGGGCTTGTTCTAACGTCAACCATAACAACGTGATCATAACAATAAATTACATGTTCATAAAAAATGTAGGACAATGGAATAGATACTCAACATTGATATTAGCTCCTCCAACGATGGAGATATATTCTTAGGGGCCTCTTGGTGTgaaggtatccatcatcgtctggactGATGCAATGTGACTTGATCATGGGGATGCCGGAACACagcaacgagaaaagagaacaaaaccggcaACGAGAAAACTAGCATAGTGATCATGTGTTGATTCGCGGGGATGTTGTTGGTCTCACCTCAATTTTTGTAAAGTATCGCAAAGCAAAAGGAATGACATACGGTGGCTACATGTTCACTCGATAATCATtcatgtgggtataggggtcaatatgcatGTCCATGGTTCCCCTATTGCTCATTGAACAGAAGGTATTCAAGTCATGTCTATAATTCatcgaacctacagggtcacacgcttaaggttcTTCGATCTATTGAGTGCTAATTGAGTTAGGAGCTTAGGGGAATATCACAGAAAAAGTTTGGAGGTAATGGAAATCATTCTGAGAGAAAATCAGAAGTGTTCGGGAGAAAACCTGGTTAAACCGAAATGACGGAAAACTTCCGGAAGGGAAAATTCCCAAAGCCCCCTAGAATTAAATAGGCACCGGCATGGGCCTATGAGACCCAAGAAGGAGGGCGCCCCTAGCTTTGGTGCCCAAGCCTAGCTTGGTGCGGCTCGGgtttggggtgccccccaccccttggTGCGCCACCACAAGGGGGAGGAACCTTTTCTCCATGACGCCCGTCCCCTGCACCTACATATACATCAGGGGGCACCCCCTCTTTTGCACACAAATTTTGTGTAAAGGATCGCCCTTCCCTCTCTTCAGTTGTCCAACTAATAATTGTTCCACTGCAAGGATACTCCTCCCTCCTATAGTTCTCTGGCGACGCCTTGCTTTGGGTGGCGAAGCGCTACCGGATCATTGTTTTCGTACGCGTGCAAACCATAGAGAGATCATGCCTTCGATCTTCATTCGAGGGACTATTTGTGGGATGGCTTGAGGGACTTCAAGAatgatcatcaccaactcttcttccgctgcaacttCGAGTTGGTAATGATCAGATCTAACCttgtatgcatcttcatagtgATCCTTGTATTCGATTTGTAGGacagatttttttgttttctactatgattCTCAACACATAACTTACATCGGTGGGTGGGTGGCTGGAGCTTGCCACGCCAAGGGGGCGTCACAGATCGGCGTCGAGTCTAGAGCATGCTCCTGGGGCCTCCCCATTGGTCCTTGGGGCTGATTTCGAGAAGGTGGTCTCCTTCCCTGAGCCTATCATGCCCGGTTGGTCAGGTTCGATGGCTAATTGGGGCCATGAATTGGGGAATCCCTTGGCCAGCTGCAGCGGACACGATGCGGCTGACACTCCGGGCGTTGTTCGCTACCCTATAGGTGGAATCGAGATCTTGTCCTTTCCCTCCACGTCCGGGTCCCGGGTGAAAACCAATGACGCTCCAACGTCATTTTACTTCTTGAAGGCGCCACCTTGGGATTGTGGAGTACTGGTCTGGGCTTCGAAGTTGGAGATTGACTATCGGGAGTATAGAAATGCTCTCGCTCGGCTACTTGCGGTTGACGTTAATCCTTGTCGGAGGTGGTGGCGATGTACTTGGGGTTGCTTTGTgacacgtctccgtcatatctacttttcctaacaattctgctcttgttttggattctaatttgcatgatttgaatgaaactaatccggactgtcgttgttttcagcagaactaccttggtgttgtttttgtgcagaaataaaagtttttagatttggacgaaactttttggagaattatttcagaatatataaagaaTATTggcaccaagaaccaccggaggggggccccTGGCTGGGCACAACACACAAGGGTGCCCCCCCTCtggcgcgcccttgtgggttgtgcccacctcgtggtcCCACAGTCCTTAATTCCAACTCCATAAAGACCTATTTTTAGAGAAAAAATAGGagggaaagtttcatcacgttttacgatatggagcagccgccacctcctattcttcatcgggaggctagtTCTGGAGcttgtttggggctccagagaggggaatcttcggtcttcatcatcaccaaccctccttcatcgccaattccattatgctccccaccaggagtgagtaattccttcgtaggctcgctggtcgatgaggagtttgatgagattcatcatgtaatcgagttagttttgttagggcttgatcccttgtatccactatgttctgatattgatgttgttatgactttgctatgcttaatgcttgtcactagggcccgagtgccatgattt contains:
- the LOC119275438 gene encoding uncharacterized protein LOC119275438; the protein is MAQAIEAQREGAEVYHGAALCAEKAVELLAETNMPLGLLPLADIEEVGYNRATGFVWLRQKKALTHTFKQIGRQVSYGTEVTAFVEDCKMKRMTGVKSKELLIWITLCDMYIEKDDPSKITFKTPTGLGRTFPVSAFEKQDDGKAKAAAADGKEAVVAK